TCAATTACTTTATCATTTGTCGTTTTAGCATCTTTTACTTTCCCAATCGCCTCATGTTTTCCAAGGCCCTGTTCGATATATTCCTTCATCAAATTTCTATTTTCAATCCCTTTTTTCACAAATGGTATCCCTGTCGCAATAACGACAACCAATGCAAATATTAGAAATAACAACATTACACTCACCTTCTTTTTTATTTTAAATTTTTAATTAAAAAAAATACAAATCCATATACAGCAAGGATTTTTACTTGTATAGCTTACCCTATGTCTCTCACCTCTATTGATTAATACTGTATCCCCTTTTGCCAATTGTAGTTTCTTATTATTAGTATTCCTTTGGTTTTTTATTATATTTTCATTTTTTTCAAAATTTTTATCTTTAAAATATTCTATTTCAGCTTCACCTTGAACTAAAATTACAAATTCATTCTGTTCAGATTCCTGCCAATCTGTAGTCTGTCCAGTTGAAATAATTTTTTCAATTTTTACATTTTTACTCTCAGCTAAAATCTTAACGACTTCCTCTTTTTCTGACAAACCTTCTAAATCAAAAATATTCATTTTCCTCTTTTCTTTCTAAAAAAATAATAAATTGACTACCTATGTTTCTTTTTTATTTTTTTCAAAAATATCAATAAATTTATATTCCTTTTTTTCTTTTACCGGCGGAATCTTTTTCTTTTTTTCAAGCTCTTGAACACGTTTTGCTATTTCATCCTGCTTTTCAATCAGGTCATCCAGTTTATAATGCATATCCTCTATTATAATCTCATTTTTTAAATTAACCTTGTAATCATTTTCAGATTTTTTTTCATCAATTTTCTTTTTTTTGTTCTGATTAAAAATTATAAGTGAACAAAAAATTACCATGATAAAAGACAGAACAACATTCATTATTATAAATGAATACGGATTAAACTGCCCTTTTAATATAAAAAATATATCCACTACAATCCATACCAAAATAAATATTAATATTGAAGCAGCAAATCTGGCACTTCCTGCAAAGTTTAAAGCTTTATATGAAAACTTGCTTTTTTCATCTTCTTCTTCCTTTATAACTTTAGACACTTTCTGTTCCAGCAGCATGTGGATAATTTCTTCTCTTTTTGTTTCATTATCCACTTCTTTTAACATATCCTTCAGCGTTTCTTCCTTTTCACTTTTTATTTTCTTTTTTTTATTCAATTTTAGATTTTTTTTTATAGTATCTGAAACTGTATTTTCATTTTTTATTCCATTTTTATGTCCTTCAGTATCATTTTTCAATTTCTTATTTCCCTCCTCACATGCTCTATCAGTATGATACCATTTTCAGAAAAAAAATACAAGTGCATAAATATTTTATTAATTTATAAAATAAACAAAAAAACTATAGCTATTTTCATCCATGACTCAAAAATATTGAAATGCAAAAAGCTACTTCCAAACGGAAATAGCCAAATTTATAAATTTATTCTTACAGAACTCCTTTTTATTTTATAATTATTTTTATCTTCTCAAATTACTTTCTGCTTCATTTAAAAGTGTATTTGCATCTCTTACCATCTGTTTGTCATTAAGATTCTCAGGAGTAAGGTAAGCAATTGAAATATAGCAGTCATTTGTTTTAGATTTTTTTCCTACTATATGATAAATGTATTTTCTTTCACTTGAATCATAATACTTGCTGATATAATATCTACTGTTTTCAAAATTACCTTGCAATTTTACTCCTAATTTATCTATAATTTCTCTTTCAAGAAGCCTAGAAACAGTTTTTGCGCTAATACCGTTATAAAAATATGTCACTATTACTTCTCTATTTTTCCCAAGTATTCCAAAATAAACAAGTGCCGCTTCTTCATCAAGAACGATATTATAATTTTTTCTTTCTATTTCCCTTGTATTCACAAAGCTAGGCGCTGAGAATGATAATGCTGTTAATCCTAAAAATAATCCCAATAAAATCTTTTTCATACAAATTCCTCCTAAATTATTTTTGTATTTTTATTACTTTATATATTTTACAGTAAATATTATACCATATTTTTGTAAAAAGTCAATACTATAAGAAATAAAAGTGAAAAAATCTTACTTATCAACAATTTTTATTCTTCAAAGAGTTTTTATATTTTTTTAATTTGCCGCAATATATTATACAATCTATGTTATAAATAATTATAATTTTTCTAACTCCTTAACTATATCTTTAAGATCTTTAAAAAAAGATGCACTATCATAAACTTTTCTTCTCATTTCACTTTCTCCCCAAAGTTTTTCAATTTTATCTTTGCCTGAATACTCAGACGGAACATTTCCTAAATACTGTAACGAGTTTATTTCGTGTTGTTTATACGCATTGCCTGAATATTTTTTTTTCACATATCCAGAAAGTTCTATTTCATAACTGAAATCTAGTTTTTCAACTGATTTAGTTTTACTTTCCTGAAATATAAATTCTTTTTTTACCGTTTGTCCATCGTTATTTTTAACCTCTTTTACTTGAGATAAATTTTTTATTTGGCTAGGATACGTAGAAACTTGATAATTATCTGTAACTTTACAATTTATTTGGACATCAGCCTCACTTGAATATTTTGTATAAACTCCAACTTTGGATAAATGACTATTTATATATGCAGGAACATGGCTATTATCACAACCAGAAATGTTATATTTTACATAGGCTTTTTTAGAATACTCTGCAATTTTCTCTTTTGAATTTTTAAAATTAGGGATAATTTCTTGTACTTTTTTTAATTTTTCTATTGATTCCCTATATCCATGTTTACTTACAGCACCGGAAGTTTGTATAGCACTTTGGTAAAGCTTGTCTGCTTCTTGATAATCAGCTTTTTTTTTGAGTTCTCCAATTTTTATATACATATTTTTATAATTTTTCTGATACTGTCCATAAGCTTTTTGTGCTGCTTCGTTTAATTTTTGTGCTTCACGGTACTCTTCAGCTTTTTCTTTTATATTAGCATACTCTATAAGTTTATCAGCTTCAGCTTGAGACATTTTTCTTGATATTGATTCATATTTTAAAATTTTATTTTCATCTATTTTTTTTATTCCACTTAATTCTTTAGTATAACCAATCATATTTCTGTAATATTCATCAAGTATTGAAATAATGTCTCTAGAATATTTACTTTCCAATTCTCTTGTTTTTATACGTTCATCTATAATTTTATAAATTTCACTTAAAAGCTCATCGCCATCATATTTTGATAAAAAATCAGTAAAATTTGAAGATTGAGAGTAAACATCGAATAGTGCATAAATTTTATAAAGCCCTTCATAACCATCTTGTCTTTCTTCTAAATTACTGCTTCCAGCTTCTGTTTTATAATAATTTACAATATTAGAAAACTTTTCCATGATTTCGTTTTTAATATCTGGTTTAATTTTTTCAACTTTGTTTGGATGTTTCTCAAAATAACTCAAAGTAAGATATATACTTCTTATATACTCCTTATTATCATACGCCTCTTGTGCCTTTTTTAATTCACACGACATAACGGTAAATAACAGCAATAAAATTAAAAATATTTTTTTCATAAAAATACATCCTTTCAATAAATACTTATTCTATCTTTATATTTAAATTATACAACAAATTTATTAAAAGAAAATGAGAATCTTATGTTTTTTCCTCTCTAATCTTGCATATTATAAAAATTAATAGTATAATTACTCTATGTAAAAAAGAAAAATAGAAAGAGGTGTAATTATGAATTATAAAAGTACAAGAGGCGGAGAAGCACAAAACTCGACTTTTGCCACATTACATGGACTTGCAAATGGTGGCGGGCTTTATATCCCTGAAAAATTGCCAGAAGTGAAATTGACTTACGATGAACTAAAGAGCTTGTCTTATCAGGAGCTTTCAGAAAAAATTATAAAACTGTTTTTTACAGAATTTTCAGATGAAGAAATAAAAAATGCTGTGAACAATGCTTACAACAATACTACTTTTACTGATGAAAATATTGTTCCTGTACATAAATTAAATGAAAAAGTGAGCTTCGGTGAACTGTTTCATGGAAGAACATTGGCATTTAAAGATTTGGCTCTTTCATTATTCCCATATTTGCTGCTTTTAAGCAAAGAAAAACAAAAAGAAAATAAAAAAATACTGATTTTAGCTGCAACTTCTGGAGATACTGGAAAGGCTGCACTTGAAGGATTTAAAGATGTCGACGGAATTAACATTGTCGTATTTTATCCTAAAAATGGAGTTAGCCCGATGCAGGAAGAACAAATGCGAAAACAGCTTGGAAGCAATGTAGAAATAGTTGCGATAAATGGAAACTTTGATGATGCTCAAAGTGCCATAAAAGTCATTTTTTCCAGCGAAGAATTTAAAAAATATGCAAACGATCACAATGTAATGTTTTCTAGTGCAAACTCTATCAACATCGGAAGATTATTTCCACAAATCATATATTACGTGTCAACTTACGTAAACTTGGTAAAAGCTGGAACAATTAAGCCTGACGAGGAATTTAATGTGGTAGTTCCAACTGGAAACTTTGGAAATATTTTAGCTGGATTCATCGCCAAAAAACTTGGAATACCAATCAAAAAATTTATTTCAGCTTCAAATAAAAATAAAGTTCTAGCTGACTTCTTCCAAACTGGAATATACAACAAAAATAGAGATTTTTACGCAACAAACTCGCCATCAATGGATATTCTTCTTTCTTCAAATTTTGAAAGATACCTATATTACGCATTAAACGAAAACTCTGAAAGAGTGAATGAATTAATTACAAACTTACTTTCAGAAGGATTGTTGTCTGTAAATGAAGAGGAATTGAAAAATATTCAAAATGAATTTTATGGAGAGTTTGCAAATGACGATGAAACTGTAAATGCAATTAAGAGTGTGTATGAAAATTATCATTATTTAATAGATCCTCACACAGCAGTTGCTTATTCTGTTTATGAAAAATTAGACAACAGCAATTTGGATAAAAATACTCACACAGTAATAATGTCAACAGCGCATCCATTCAAATTCCCAGCTCCAATTGCAAAAGCATCGGGACTTGACGAAACAAAAGAGCCTTACGCAATTTTAGATGAAGTATCAAAAATTACTGGTGTAAAATTCCCGGAAAAATTGACAGAAGTGAGAAATTCAGAAATAAGATTTTCAAATGTAATTGATAAGGCTGAAATTCAGGACTTTGTGAAAAAATATATAAACGATTTAAAATAGAAATTACTAATGTTTTGAAAATTAATCTAATTGTAATAAAAAATACTCAGGCAATGGTTATTTTATCCAACTGCTTGAGTATTTATTTTTTGTTTTTTATATTTTTATTTATATTTCAAATTTAACTTTCATTTCTTTTCCTAAAAATGCTACTCCAACGCAACACGTAAAATTATTCCTATCATAATTTTTATTTCCAAATAATTGTTATTCTTTAAGTCCTGTATTCAGATTCTTATTTTCTAAAATCCAACTTAATCTAAATCATCTACATTGACTCTACCCTCAAGCGATCTCCCCAGCGTCGCCATATCCGTGTATTCAATATTTCCACCCATTGGAATTCCACTGGCGATTTTAGAAATCTTGACATTTTTTTCTTTCAGGAATTTTGTCAAATATAGGCTTGTAGTTTCACCTTCCAAGTCAGGATTTAAAGCCAGTATAACTTCCTTTACATCTCCATTTATCCTATTTATTAGCTTTCTTAAATTCAAATCTTCAATTGTAACTCCATTTAGTGGATCAATTTTTCCACCAAGCACGTGATAAAGTCCATTATAAGTTTCAGACTTTTCAAATGCAATTACATCTCGCACTCCTTCAACAACGCATATCACTTCCTTGTCCCTTTTCTCGTTGGCACAAATTTCACAAATATCATTTTCAGATAAGTTTCCGCAAATTTCACAATGTTTAATATTGGCATGTGAATCTTTTATTATTTCAAGCATTCTATCAACATCAGCTTCACTTTTATCTAAAACATCAAACGCAATTCTTGCCGCACTTTTTCTCCCAATTCCCGGCAATTTTGCAAAAACATCTATCAGATCATCAAGTTTTTTCACTTTTTTATTCCTTTCTTGCACTAAACCTTACTTAAATAGGAATAGTTTTAAATCTTTTTATTTTATAATATTAAAATCTTCTATTTCTTTTATTCTAAATTCAACTCTTTAGTCAGTTCAAAAATCTCTCTTTGCAAAATATTTTCAAATTCATTTATATTTATATTTATATTTATATTTATATTTTTTTCTATAAATTTTTCATATTCATCAACTTTATCACTTGTATAATCAATATCTCTATATGGATTATTTTTGAAGTATTGATAAATCTGATTTAAATTTTTTAACTCAATTTTTTCTTCGTCAGGTTTATAATTTTTTATATCCATTATAAATGGATGTGAAATTTCCTCTGTCCTTATTATGATATAATCTGAAAAAGATTTTTTGGTTCGCTCCTCATAGTTAGATTCCATTGTATAATAATCTTTATAAGAACTTTTTTCCATTTCCATTTCGAGCATGATGTCATTTATAAATAACATTTTTTTTATTTTTTCTATTTTTTTTCTTAGTTTATTCTCTTTTAAAATTTTTTGCTTCAAATTTTCAAAATACGGATAGTCATTTCTAAATTCGCCTATGAAAAAAGTTTCTTTAAAATTTGATAAATCAATATCTATTTTTTTTAGGGTGCTTTCTCCTGGTCCTTGTTTCCAGTCATCCATTTCTTCTGCCACAAACACTCCTCTACTAGTAGTACATTTCATATCTACGAGAATGCAATAACCTCTTATTTTTTGAATTTCCATTCCAGATTTCAATTTATCTTCAATAATAGGAAAGTATCGATAATATATTATTTTATCCAGTTTTGCTGGTTCAGAAAACATCATTATCTGCAATGCGAAAAAATACAGAATAATTTTTTTAATTCTCATTTTAATTTCACTCCTCTACATTTTTTAGTTTAACCCTAATTTTTTGAATAATTCTACAATTTCTCTGTTTAATTTAGAATAAAAATTTGTTTCATAAATTTCTTTTTCCATAAATTCATTATACTTTTCTTCTGGAATTTGATTATCTTTATTCTTATTTTTAGATAAAAATTCTTTCAAATATTGTGAAAGTTCATTTAAATTTCTACCTTCATATTTCTTGTAGTTTTGAACTTCATTTTTAATAGCTTCATAATCCAAAACATATGTATATGGAGGAGATAACTCTGGCATTCTTATCACAATATAATTTGAAAAAACTCTTTTTATTCCTTCATCGTCATAGAATTGAGGATGGTCTGGAATTATAATTTCTCTATCAGTACTAATATTTTTAATTTTTTTATGAATTAACAGCATTTCTCTAATTTTTTTGATTTTTTTCTTTATTTCATTATCTAACATAACTTGTGATTTTTTATCAAAACTCAAATAACCGTTATTAATTTTAACATTTTCATATAAGTATGAACTATAATTTGATAGATTAATGTCTATTTTTTTTATAATATTTTTTATTTCAGTTCCTGTCTCTGAATACTTTAATATATTTAATGCTCCATAGCATTCGCTATTATCAGGAAAACTGCAATAACCTCTTACCTTCTGAATTTCCATTCCAACTTTGGGCTTTTCTCTAATTGCTCCAAAATAATTATAGTAAGTGACTGTGTCTAATTGTATCGGTTCTGAAAAAGCTAATATCGATAATAACAAAAAAAATAATATCCTCATTTTATTCTACCTCTCCATCATATACTCCACGTTTTAAAAATCCATTCTCCTCTTCTAACTCACATCTAATTTAAGTTTCCCGCTATATCAAACTTTTTCAGCGACATTTATTTTCTCATATACAAATAAAGGGAAAAGGTATAAGACCGTTTCCCTCATAAAATATTTATAATTGCTTATTGTGTGTGGTGTGGTTAAATAATAAGATTTTTAATTATTCTCCAACTCTTTCTACTCTGAATGTATTAGTTGTTCCTTCTTTAGAAATTCCAGTTACCATTACTACTAAATCACCTTTGTTAGCTTCTTCGTGATTAGCTGCAATTTCTCTTGCTTTTGCGAAGAAATCATCTGTTTTATCTAATCCTTTTGCTACGTAAGCTCTGACTCCTCTTACTAATGCCAATTGTCTAGCAGTTTGCTCATTGTCAGTTAAAGCGATAATTGGTACAGTTGGTCCATATTTTCTAATCATTCTTGGCGCTCTACCAGTTTTTGTCCAACATACAATTAATTTAGCATCTAATGCATGAGAAGTACTTACTGCACCACTTGAAATTGCTTCTGTAACAGAAATTTCTGATCCATCTGGAGTTTCAACTGTTTTAAATTTCTTGAATTCATCTGTTCTTTTTGAAATAGTAGCCATCATTTTAACAGCTTCTACCGGATATTTACCTTTTGCAGATTCTCCTGATAACATAACTGCATCTGTACCATCCAAAATAGCGTTAGCAACATCTCCTGCTTCCGCTCTTGTAGGACGTGGGTTTCTGATCATTGAATCTAACATTTGTGTTGCTGTAATAACTGGTTTTCCAACTTTGTTACATTTTCTAATCATCATTTTTTGCATAAATGGAACTTCTTCAGCAGGTACTTCTACTCCTAAATCTCCTCTGGCAACCATGATTGCATCACTTAATTCCAAGATTTCATCAAAGTTATCAATACCTTCTTGGCTTTCAATTTTTGAAATAATTTGAATATTTTTTCCACCATTGTCATCTAAGACTTTTCTTACTTCAGCAACGTCAGATGCTTTTCTTATGAATGAAGCTGCTACAAAGTCAACACCTTGTTCACAACCAAATTTCAAGTCAGCAATATCTTTTTCAGCTAATGCTGGCAATCCAACTGAAACATCCGGCAAGTTTACACCTTTAGTTTCTCCTAATTCTCCAGTATTTGTAATAACACAATGAACTTCTCCAGCTGCTTTATCAACACTTTCAACTTTTAATCCAACTAAACCGTCATCTAATAATACTGTTGTTCCTTCATACAAGTCATCAACAATTCCAGGATAAGAAACTGCAAATTTTTCAGCATTTCCAACGAAAGAGTAGTCAGTAGTAATAGTTACTTTTTTACCAGTTTCTAATAATACGTCTTTTCCACCTTCTAATTTACCAGTTCTGATTTCAGGCCCTTTAGTATCTAATAAAATTCCTACTTCTCTACCTGTTTTTTTCATTACTTCTCTAATATTTTTAATTCTTGCTCCGTGTTCTTCAAAATCACCATGCGAAAAGTTCAATCTCATTACGTTCATTCCACTTTCCACTAATTTTGTCAACATTTCAACACTTTCAGTTTTTGGACCGATAGTACAAACAACTTTAGTCATTTTAATTTTCATTTTTCCTCCTAAAATTTGATATTTAAAATTTCATTGCCTTATTTTATCAATGAACTCCTACTTCTGTAAGAAATATTCATTTATTTTTTAAACTGTTAAATCTATCTAATAAAGACTTTAACAATTATAACGATAACATATTTGCGATTGCATAATCAGAAGCAGATGTTTTAGAATAATTTTCCCAAGCGTAAGATAATTTATGAGTTGTTACTTCTTCACTTTGAATTCCAACCATTAATCCACCTTTTCCTTCTTCAATAAGCTCAACCGCCCTTACTCCTAATCTTGTTGCTAAAATTCTATCAAATGCAGTAGGCGCCCCACCTCTTTGAATATGTCCTAAAATAGTAACTCTTATACTTGTATCAACTTTTTTTGCTAACTCATCTTTAATTTGCATAACGTTTCCTACACCTTCAGCAACAACGATTATATCGTATAATTTACCTTCTGCACGTCTTTTTCTAATTACGTCAGCAATATTGTCAATTGAACTTTCAGTTTCAGGAATCATAACTCCGCTTGCCCCTCCTGCTATTGCAGCGTAAAGAGCCAAATCCCCACAGTTTCTTCCCATTACTTCCACTAAATATGTTCTTTCATGAGAAGTAGCAGTATCTTTCAATTTTGAAATAGCGTCTAATATAATATTTAATGCTGTATCATAACCAACTGTATAGTCTGTTCCAGCTACGTCGTTATCAATAGTTCCTGGGATTCCAATTGTTTTAATTCCATGTTCTTCATACAAATAATGCGCCCCGTGGAACGAACCATCTCCTCCAATTACAACTAGTCCGTCAATTCCATATTTTTTCAAATTAGCCGCCGCTTTTGCTCTAACTTCAGGATCTTTAAACTCTGGCAATCTGGCTGATAATAAAATTGTCCCACCTTTATCAGCAATTCCACTTACATCTAGCAATGTCAATGGAAAAATCTGATCTTCAAGCATACCTTTGTATCCTCTTCTTATACCATAAACTTCCATTCCTTTGTTTATTGCAGCTTTAGTGACAGCTCTTATCGCTGTATTCATACCTTGTGAATCTCCTCCACTTGTTAAGATTGCGATTTTTTTCATTGTATTTTTTCTCCTTCTATACATTATAATTACAAATTTATTAACTTAAAGAAATCTTTATAAATCTTACATTTTTATATTAGCATTTTTAATTTCCATTGTCAAATAATTTTTGAAATTATTTTATTTAAGCCTATTTTTTAAATGGTTTTAATACTATTCAGGAATAATTTTTTTATGTATGAATTACAATATCATCCATGCTTTTTCCATCTTGAACCACCCATTCCAATGCCAGCCGGCTAAAATATAAAATGCTTTCATTCACAATTCTCTCATACCCATCCAGCTTTATTTCAACATTTGCCCAGTTTAACCTGTAAGTGTAGTCCACCATATCTAAAATCTTATTTTTTGAACGTATTTGACATTTTCTTGCAAATGATTTCAAATTCTCATGCTTTAATCCGTCAATAAGCATAGAAACATCACAAAATGTATTAAAGTCTGCAAATTCAACATCAATAATTGACAGCACCCATAATAACATTTTTGCGCCTTCCAGCATAAAATAAAATTCTAAGTTCAATTCCTTGTCATCTGAAGGATTTTCCAGATAATTTTTTTCACGTTCTGACAAGACTTACTTAAACTGGTATCTTTCTTCAAAAATATCAGTAATTATTTTTAATTCCTTTTGACCATTTTCTCTTTTTTCAAGATAAGTTTCAGCGGCAAGGCGTGTCATTGCTATTGCCACTATTTTTCTTATAATATCCCATTTTTTTCGTATTACTGCATTCTTTTCAGATATGCTCACTTCCATATTTTCGTCATACGGAATCCCATTTTGCTTCATCATGCCTATATTTCTATGTTTTCTTTCAATATCCCCGTCTGTTATTTCTACATTATATTCAGCAAACATTTTTTCTGAAAGCGGAGGAATAAAATCTGAAAGCTCCCATTTTTCAGGATTTTGAATCATTTTTCTTTTTCCAAAGTGATAATGGTTTAACCTTTTCTGTATAATAAATTTATGGAATTTCCCTAGGAAATTTGCAGTTTTATTTAACAGCTTCGCCTCGTCCTTCATCTCTTCCTTATTAACAGCTTCCAGCATAATAAAAAGCTTGCTGTATTTATCCAGATTTTCTTCGCTTATGCTTCTAAAACTTTGTGAACTCAGCTTTTCCAGAAATATTTCTATGCCAATTTTTTCTTTTAGAAGAAAATTTCTATCTGGATTTACAATTACTGTTATTTTTCTTCCATCATCTAGTTCAAGATAAAATTTCCTCGTTTTTTCAGTCAGTTTTTCTTCATTTTCTGTTGAAACTGTATTAATTTCATCTGAATAAGCTTCCAAAAAATTTTTTACAAGCTCTGTAGAAGACTTTTCATTGGAGAAACAAGCACCTGACTGCACTTTCTTCTTTTTCTTAAAAAAATTCCATAAACCCATTCTTTTATTCCCTTTCATAAATCATTTCCTAACGCTTAAAATTATCAAGTTCCTTTTCTATAATCGAAATAACCGTCATATCTGCGGGTATCATACTTAAAATTTTCTGATACAGCTCCTTCCTCTTTTCCCGGCACACTTGCAAAAACAACAAGCATTCGCTCTTTTTCCTTAATCTCAAGCTATAGCCGTCATTTAAAAAAATATTAAAATTTATTGTCCTAAAAGTTCCCTGTTGGATGAAAATTCTTGTCAACACACACATTTTAACTTCATCAATATGAAAATATATTTGTTCTTTTTTTATTTTTTTTATAAAAGTGAATATAAATTCCCCATCAAGTTCTTCCAAATTTTCTGCATTAAATTTAATTTTTCTCATAGTTATTGCAAAAGCTGTATAAATTATATAAAAAATCAATATTATGGCAGGCAATGGCAAATAAAACTTGTTCATATTCTCCTCCCTTCAGCTGTCATATAAAAAATTTCCTTTTAAATGTCCTCTTCAAATGTAAAATCGTAAATTATTTTTTATCTTGAAAAATATGTTACTGCCAATATTGTTTTCATATCCGTTGACACTTTCTCAATATCCTTCACATCAACCCACACTACTTCCACTTCTTCCCCATGGTCAAGTGACTGCTCTATGGGATTAATATCATCAGATTTTAGTCTTGCGCTGAAAAAATACAATCTTTCGGTCGTGTATCCTGGCGAGACATACAGTCCTTGCGGCAATTCCTCAATATCTGTCACATCTTTTTCCAAATATCCAGTTTCCTCTTCCAGTTCTCTAAATGCAGCCGTTCTAGGCTCCTCATCACCATCAATAAGTCCAGCACAAACTTCGATTTCATATTTTTTTGGCCCTGGTCTAAACTGTTTCACTAAAATTACTTTTTCTTTTGTTTCATTAAATAACACAAAACAAACTGCATCAGATTTATCTAAATACTCCAAAGTTATCCCTGTCGTAGGATGTATCATTTTTGCCCCTTTTAAAAATTTAAAACTATTATCCATTTTTTTCCTCCTAAAGCTTACTTTCCTTTTATTTAAAAAATACTCTCAATCACATTCAGCCCAATTTCCTTTGCAAACTCCCTTGCAATTTCCATCTCTTTATCTTCCATCCTGTTAAAATCGTGTGCATCCGAGCCGATTATCGTTCTAACATTATACTGCTTCGCAATTTCCCAGAATTCCTTGTACGGATACATGTATCTGTCCCAGTCTGGATGTCTTTCAAATGTTTTTCTTATTCCGTTTGCATTTATTTCAAGCGGTACATCCATTTTTTCTGCCGCTTTTGAAATCATGTGCGCTGCTTTTTCACAGCTTTCATCCCAAGTCCGATAATTTATTACATACAAATCTGGATGTGCAATGTAGTCAAATTTACTACTTTCTATAGCCTCAACCATATATTTCGCATAAGCTAGCACATTTTCTCCTGTCTGTATTTTCCAGGCATTATAATTTGTATTATCTCCGTCTTTTCTAAAGGCATGCAGCCCTAAAACAAGATAGTCCAATTTTTCCCTGTATTTATCATATTTTTCAATAAATTCTGGAAAATATTCAATTTCTAATGATTTATAAATCTTAATCTTATCTCCATATTTTTCCTGTGCTTCTTCTATTTCCTTCAAATATCCGTCAAAATCTTCTTCTTTCATTCTATTATTTTCATAATATTCAGGCATTGGAGCATGATCTGATATTCCAAGTTCAGTATAACCTTCCCTAATTGCCACTTTTACATAATCTTCCACATTTCCAGCGGCATGTTCACATCGGTAATTGTGAGTATGAAAATTTGTCTTGTTCATAATTTTCCCCATTCTATCATTTTCAATTTTTTTCTTTTGTATATTTTACCAATTATTTTGAAAAAAATAAAGGTTTTAAATAAATTTATTTTGTTTTTAGTGAAAATTTTTGATATAATATAGATAAATTATAAATATTTAAGGAGGAAATTTTTTGATTTCAACAAGTAATTTATCTGTCCAGTTTGGTGGACGAAAACTTTTTGATGAAGT
This is a stretch of genomic DNA from Leptotrichia hofstadii. It encodes these proteins:
- a CDS encoding DUF4272 domain-containing protein, with protein sequence MSEREKNYLENPSDDKELNLEFYFMLEGAKMLLWVLSIIDVEFADFNTFCDVSMLIDGLKHENLKSFARKCQIRSKNKILDMVDYTYRLNWANVEIKLDGYERIVNESILYFSRLALEWVVQDGKSMDDIVIHT
- a CDS encoding NUDIX hydrolase, producing the protein MDNSFKFLKGAKMIHPTTGITLEYLDKSDAVCFVLFNETKEKVILVKQFRPGPKKYEIEVCAGLIDGDEEPRTAAFRELEEETGYLEKDVTDIEELPQGLYVSPGYTTERLYFFSARLKSDDINPIEQSLDHGEEVEVVWVDVKDIEKVSTDMKTILAVTYFSR
- a CDS encoding histidinol-phosphatase, producing MNKTNFHTHNYRCEHAAGNVEDYVKVAIREGYTELGISDHAPMPEYYENNRMKEEDFDGYLKEIEEAQEKYGDKIKIYKSLEIEYFPEFIEKYDKYREKLDYLVLGLHAFRKDGDNTNYNAWKIQTGENVLAYAKYMVEAIESSKFDYIAHPDLYVINYRTWDESCEKAAHMISKAAEKMDVPLEINANGIRKTFERHPDWDRYMYPYKEFWEIAKQYNVRTIIGSDAHDFNRMEDKEMEIAREFAKEIGLNVIESIF